A genome region from Marinobacter panjinensis includes the following:
- a CDS encoding NAD-glutamate dehydrogenase, whose protein sequence is MTLSEAKQKQTLLEQLSDALEGEDYEPDDSRNLREIVTTMLEESRSWDEAVLHRLIEVLGEGPGKRFANMFSGGFPSSYRSKFSIEDAVDDIQQIQSIALTSDVPMRFYQPSEQGAQELSFKLYSQGKSVILSDVIPILENLGMRVLGEHPYRIRRRDGEQFGVSDFTVQFHSRCRGADIEKAKPLLQEGFREIWNGFAENDSFNQLMMAASLGWREVSVLRAYSRYIKQLRFGFSQPFIADTLARHLDITALLVGFFNARFNPGAEVAESRESETARIEGAILEALEAVSSLDDDRILRRFYVLIKATLRTNYFQHQDTGEFKGYLSLKLDPSSIPDIPKPCPHFEVFVCSPRVEGVHLRAGPVARGGLRWSDRSEDYRTEILGLVKAQQVKNSVIVPVGAKGGFIVKQPPEDGSREALREEGITCYQTFIRGLLDLTDNLDEGEVVPPAEVVRHDGDDTYLVVAADKGTATFSDIANRLAQEYGFWLGDAFASGGSEGYDHKKMGITARGAWESVKRHFLEQGVDTQTEEFTVVGIGDMAGDVFGNGMLLSDRIRLIGAFNHLHIFVDPEPDAAASFAERKRLFELPGSSWEDYDEQKISEGGGVFSRAAKWIPISPQMQACLDIKADRLPPNELVRALLKAPVDMLWNGGIGTYVKAASESHEDVGDKSNDAVRVDSHELRCKVLGEGGNLGFTQLGRIGFARAGGSANTDFIDNAGGVDCSDHEVNIKILLNEQVRRGQMTLEQRNHMLRAMTSEVAELVLRNNYRQAMALCLAQSGAVATMDEYERLMRRLEAEGKLDRALEFLPDDDELRERREPASGLTRPELSVLISYAKIELKQALLTTPIVHDDRFIEALHSAFPASLLEHFPEAIDAHPLRAEISATQIANDMVNRMGISWADKLRNATGTDSGRIAAAYLISLRIHDVETQWKAIEALDGKISSAVQAELFSDVIRLVTRSTSWLLHNRRSNLDPASCVAHYQRPLAEVLASIERLGSVIPASRWQERYDKYCKQTVPQGLAAYAASAESRYWLMDIIEIGRQLGQDLESVAWVYFSLGEGLNLTWLDRQMLSFRARGHWQVLATLHYRDELDHQLRNLTSGVLSAGTRGEGAKASPEQMLEAWREDKQAPLARWHRMLGDMQTATVIDCAVFSVAHSMLRELAAKAE, encoded by the coding sequence ATGACCCTTTCTGAAGCCAAACAAAAACAAACGCTGCTGGAACAGCTCTCAGATGCCCTTGAGGGGGAGGATTACGAGCCCGACGACTCGCGAAACCTGCGAGAGATCGTCACCACGATGCTGGAAGAGTCCCGGTCGTGGGACGAGGCGGTACTACACCGGTTGATTGAGGTCCTGGGAGAGGGCCCCGGAAAGCGCTTTGCCAATATGTTCAGTGGTGGTTTCCCATCGAGCTACCGGTCGAAGTTCTCGATCGAGGATGCTGTTGACGATATTCAGCAGATCCAATCCATTGCCCTGACTTCGGACGTGCCCATGCGGTTCTACCAGCCCTCTGAGCAGGGGGCTCAGGAACTGAGCTTCAAACTCTACAGCCAGGGTAAGTCGGTGATCCTGTCGGACGTGATTCCGATTCTGGAAAACCTTGGTATGCGAGTGCTGGGGGAGCATCCTTACCGTATCCGGCGGCGTGACGGGGAACAGTTCGGGGTCAGTGATTTCACCGTGCAGTTCCATTCCCGTTGCCGGGGCGCCGATATCGAAAAGGCCAAGCCCCTGCTGCAGGAGGGATTCCGCGAAATCTGGAATGGCTTTGCGGAAAACGACAGCTTTAATCAACTGATGATGGCCGCCAGCCTGGGGTGGCGTGAGGTCAGTGTGCTGCGGGCTTATTCCCGCTACATCAAGCAACTGCGTTTCGGGTTCAGCCAGCCGTTCATCGCCGACACCCTGGCGCGGCACCTGGATATTACCGCACTACTGGTCGGGTTCTTCAACGCCAGGTTCAATCCCGGTGCTGAGGTGGCTGAAAGCAGGGAGTCAGAGACTGCAAGGATTGAGGGTGCCATTCTGGAAGCCCTTGAGGCGGTCAGTAGCCTCGATGATGACCGCATCCTCAGGCGGTTCTATGTGCTGATCAAGGCCACCCTCAGAACCAACTATTTCCAGCATCAGGACACCGGCGAGTTCAAAGGATACCTGTCGCTCAAGCTTGACCCCTCCTCCATTCCTGACATTCCCAAACCCTGCCCGCATTTCGAGGTGTTTGTCTGCTCACCGCGGGTGGAAGGGGTTCATCTCAGGGCAGGGCCGGTGGCCCGGGGCGGGTTGCGCTGGTCCGACCGCAGCGAGGACTATCGCACCGAGATTCTCGGGTTGGTCAAGGCGCAGCAGGTAAAGAATTCGGTGATTGTGCCTGTAGGCGCCAAGGGTGGGTTCATTGTCAAACAGCCGCCGGAAGATGGCTCCCGGGAGGCATTAAGGGAGGAGGGCATTACCTGTTATCAGACGTTCATACGCGGGTTGCTGGATCTGACCGATAACCTGGATGAAGGCGAAGTAGTACCACCGGCGGAGGTGGTTCGACACGATGGCGATGACACCTACCTGGTTGTGGCTGCCGACAAGGGCACGGCAACCTTCTCTGATATTGCCAATCGGCTGGCCCAGGAGTATGGCTTCTGGCTCGGAGATGCGTTCGCCTCCGGCGGCAGTGAGGGCTATGACCACAAGAAGATGGGGATTACCGCGCGTGGAGCCTGGGAGTCGGTCAAGCGGCACTTTCTGGAGCAGGGAGTCGACACTCAGACCGAAGAATTTACCGTGGTTGGTATCGGGGATATGGCGGGAGATGTGTTCGGCAACGGCATGCTGTTGTCAGATCGTATCCGCCTGATCGGCGCGTTCAATCATCTACATATCTTTGTTGACCCTGAGCCTGATGCAGCGGCGTCTTTCGCCGAGCGCAAGCGTCTGTTCGAGTTACCAGGCTCAAGCTGGGAGGATTATGACGAGCAAAAGATCAGCGAGGGTGGCGGTGTCTTTTCACGGGCCGCAAAGTGGATTCCTATATCGCCGCAAATGCAGGCCTGCCTGGACATCAAGGCAGACCGCCTTCCGCCCAATGAATTGGTCAGGGCGCTGCTGAAGGCCCCGGTCGACATGCTCTGGAATGGGGGAATCGGCACTTATGTGAAAGCGGCAAGCGAATCCCACGAAGACGTTGGTGACAAATCCAATGATGCCGTGAGAGTCGATAGCCATGAGTTACGGTGCAAGGTGCTGGGCGAGGGCGGTAACCTGGGCTTCACCCAGCTTGGCCGCATCGGCTTTGCCCGTGCAGGCGGCTCCGCCAACACCGATTTTATTGATAACGCCGGCGGGGTGGATTGCTCGGACCATGAGGTGAATATCAAGATTCTGCTCAATGAGCAGGTGCGGCGTGGGCAGATGACCCTTGAACAGCGCAATCATATGCTCAGGGCAATGACCTCTGAGGTAGCAGAGCTGGTGCTGCGCAACAACTATCGCCAGGCCATGGCATTGTGCCTGGCACAAAGCGGTGCGGTTGCCACCATGGATGAATACGAGCGGCTTATGCGGCGGCTGGAGGCCGAAGGCAAGCTTGACCGGGCGCTTGAATTCCTGCCCGACGATGATGAACTCAGGGAGCGGCGGGAGCCGGCCTCTGGCCTCACTCGTCCGGAGCTGTCCGTACTGATTTCCTACGCCAAGATCGAACTCAAACAGGCATTGCTGACCACGCCGATTGTTCACGACGATCGCTTTATCGAGGCGCTGCATTCGGCGTTTCCGGCATCGTTACTGGAGCATTTTCCCGAGGCAATTGACGCCCACCCGCTGCGTGCGGAAATTTCAGCCACTCAGATCGCCAATGACATGGTCAATCGCATGGGCATCAGCTGGGCGGATAAACTCCGCAATGCGACTGGGACCGACAGTGGCCGGATTGCCGCAGCTTACCTGATCTCCCTCCGGATCCATGACGTAGAGACTCAATGGAAGGCCATAGAGGCGCTTGATGGAAAGATCAGCTCCGCCGTGCAGGCAGAACTGTTCAGCGACGTGATTCGCCTCGTCACCCGCAGCACCAGCTGGTTGCTGCATAACCGCCGGAGCAATCTGGACCCGGCCTCCTGTGTCGCCCATTATCAGCGGCCCCTGGCCGAAGTCTTGGCCTCTATAGAGCGACTGGGATCGGTGATTCCTGCAAGTCGCTGGCAGGAGCGCTATGATAAGTATTGTAAGCAGACAGTTCCGCAGGGGCTGGCGGCTTACGCCGCATCGGCGGAAAGCCGATATTGGCTGATGGACATTATCGAAATCGGCCGTCAGCTGGGGCAAGACCTGGAGTCAGTGGCCTGGGTGTATTTCAGTCTGGGGGAAGGCCTTAACCTGACCTGGCTTGATCGGCAGATGCTTTCCTTCAGGGCCCGCGGCCACTGGCAGGTACTGGCAACGCTCCACTACCGGGATGAGCTGGACCACCAGTTGCGGAATCTCACCTCGGGTGTGCTTTCCGCAGGTACCAGGGGAGAGGGCGCCAAGGCGTCGCCGGAGCAGATGCTCGAAGCCTGGCGTGAAGATAAACAGGCGCCCCTGGCCCGTTGGCACCGGATGCTGGGAGACATGCAGACAGCGACGGTAATAGATTGCGCCGTCTTTTCTGTGGCTCACAGCATGCTTCGGGAGCTGGCTGCAAAGGCAGAATGA
- a CDS encoding Lrp/AsnC ligand binding domain-containing protein, translating into MVELDRIDHSIIRELQKHARITVTELASRVGLSKTPCQVRMRRLEEQGYITGYTALVNQTKLGQSHIAFAQVTLNDTSSSALTAFNNAAKQISAVEQCHMIAGNFDYLLKVRTRNMAEYRQVLGEQISALPHVLQTSTFVVMESVKDAGI; encoded by the coding sequence ATGGTCGAACTGGACAGAATCGATCACTCCATCATCCGCGAACTGCAGAAGCACGCGCGGATCACGGTAACTGAACTTGCCTCACGTGTGGGGTTGTCGAAAACACCCTGCCAGGTTCGTATGCGGCGACTGGAAGAGCAGGGCTACATTACCGGCTACACCGCCCTGGTCAACCAGACCAAACTCGGGCAAAGCCACATCGCGTTTGCACAGGTCACCCTCAACGACACCAGCAGCAGTGCCCTGACGGCGTTCAACAATGCGGCAAAACAGATCTCGGCAGTGGAACAGTGCCATATGATCGCTGGCAACTTTGATTACCTGCTGAAAGTACGCACCCGGAACATGGCGGAGTACCGGCAGGTGCTGGGAGAGCAGATATCCGCCCTGCCCCATGTATTACAGACCAGTACGTTTGTGGTAATGGAGAGCGTCAAGGATGCGGGGATCTGA
- a CDS encoding LysR family transcriptional regulator has product MNIRTLETFVWIARLGSFRAAASRVYASQPSVSARIAGLEDQLGIELFDRSGKKITLTAKGREFLVYAEKMLSLHGEMLQAVAKPSSIQGTIRLAVSETIAHTWLPQLLERVSEAYPAINLELDVDISVNLAEKLKNHEIDIAFLMGGVNQPGIKNRDLCRYSLTWVASPQLNIPDQAMSLAELATWPIVTYPRQSEPYIAIRSLVDPMNHSTRIHSCSSLSTIIRMTVDGLGVSALPREILQRELDTGVLQQFEVEAIVPDLTFIAAYRAAPSSSVVHAIAELAQITAKERAGVVEQSSQSVEKSE; this is encoded by the coding sequence ATGAACATCCGCACCCTGGAAACGTTTGTCTGGATCGCCAGACTGGGCAGTTTCCGCGCTGCAGCCAGCAGGGTCTACGCCTCACAACCGTCGGTTTCGGCCCGTATTGCCGGGCTGGAAGACCAGCTTGGAATAGAGCTGTTCGATCGTTCCGGCAAGAAGATCACCCTGACCGCCAAGGGTAGGGAATTTCTGGTTTACGCCGAGAAAATGCTGAGCCTGCACGGTGAAATGTTGCAAGCCGTCGCCAAACCATCGTCCATCCAGGGCACCATTCGCCTTGCCGTCTCGGAAACCATCGCCCATACCTGGCTCCCTCAGTTGCTGGAACGTGTGAGCGAAGCCTACCCGGCCATCAACCTTGAACTGGACGTGGATATCTCCGTCAACCTGGCAGAGAAACTCAAGAACCACGAGATCGACATCGCCTTTCTCATGGGCGGCGTCAACCAGCCCGGCATCAAAAACCGTGACCTGTGCCGCTATTCGCTGACCTGGGTTGCAAGTCCCCAGCTCAACATTCCCGACCAGGCCATGTCCCTGGCGGAGCTCGCCACATGGCCAATCGTAACCTACCCAAGACAGAGTGAGCCCTACATTGCCATCCGCTCGCTGGTGGACCCCATGAACCATTCCACCCGCATTCACTCCTGCTCGTCGCTTTCAACCATCATCCGCATGACGGTGGACGGTCTTGGGGTTAGCGCCCTTCCCCGGGAAATTCTTCAGCGTGAACTGGACACCGGCGTGCTGCAGCAATTCGAGGTTGAAGCAATCGTGCCGGATCTCACCTTCATTGCGGCCTACAGGGCCGCACCAAGCAGCAGTGTCGTACACGCGATTGCAGAACTTGCACAGATAACCGCAAAAGAACGCGCCGGAGTGGTCGAACAGTCCTCGCAGAGCGTTGAAAAATCTGAGTGA
- a CDS encoding putative hydro-lyase, whose translation MTSIAQLDANSTPQAVRKAAREGSLTGPTSGLASGYVQVNLVILPESQAAGFLRFCQANPKPCPLLAVSEPGARTCTLLGRDLDIARDVPAYRIYRHGHVSDTRTDVAEDWRDDLVTFALGCSFTFEHALISAGLQVRHIDEARNVPMYNTSVPLTPAGGFGGNLVVSMRPFVAADAIRAIQITTRYPQVHGSPVHLGNPSLIGVADLSAPDYGDSVSVGENEVPVFWACGVTPQQVLIDSGIEFAITHSPGHMLVTDIPDNSLALF comes from the coding sequence ATGACAAGCATCGCTCAGCTGGACGCAAATTCAACACCCCAGGCTGTTCGCAAAGCCGCGAGAGAAGGCAGCCTGACCGGGCCAACGTCCGGGCTGGCCAGCGGTTATGTCCAGGTCAACCTGGTTATCCTGCCGGAATCGCAGGCAGCGGGTTTCCTGCGTTTCTGCCAGGCCAACCCAAAACCCTGCCCCCTGCTCGCTGTAAGTGAGCCCGGCGCCCGAACCTGCACGCTTTTAGGCAGGGATCTGGACATTGCCCGCGATGTGCCCGCCTACCGTATCTACCGCCATGGTCATGTGAGCGACACCCGTACTGATGTGGCGGAAGACTGGCGGGATGACCTTGTGACCTTTGCCCTTGGCTGCTCCTTTACCTTCGAGCACGCTCTTATCAGCGCCGGGCTTCAGGTGCGCCACATCGACGAAGCCAGAAACGTACCTATGTACAACACCTCGGTACCACTGACTCCCGCGGGCGGTTTTGGCGGCAACCTGGTTGTCTCAATGCGACCGTTTGTGGCCGCCGATGCCATCCGCGCCATCCAGATCACCACCCGATACCCGCAGGTTCACGGTTCTCCCGTGCACCTCGGCAATCCATCGCTGATCGGCGTTGCCGATCTGAGCGCGCCGGATTACGGCGACTCCGTTTCCGTGGGTGAGAATGAAGTTCCGGTGTTCTGGGCCTGTGGTGTAACACCACAGCAGGTCCTGATCGACTCCGGTATCGAATTCGCGATCACCCACAGCCCTGGGCACATGCTGGTCACGGATATTCCTGACAACAGCCTGGCTCTATTTTAA
- a CDS encoding TRAP transporter substrate-binding protein, which produces MTTRKTLVAASLMGLAFASSPALAQDLDKTSFNYVGSWSSLSLYQNFERPFWEKHVPEASDGQISTKVTTFDQMGLGGGEVFRLMDRNVIEVTSTVADYAVEDAPELEALDMPMIAPDVDTARKVAEAYRPVLADAFKRRYDGAQLLAVVPYPSQMVFCNAEIDGLSDLKGMKVRASGRTTAEFLQALGAEGITLNFSEVPGALQRGVIDCAVTGSLSGYSSGWHEVSTHLYPLPVGGWDHVVTAMNGKKWNSLSEETQEWLTAEIKENYEDPVWASAVDETKEGIACLTGNGECSRGDAGDMVLVEATDSDFTEASRHLEKTLLPNWAQRVDQEWVDRWNETVGEVTGLNASK; this is translated from the coding sequence ATGACTACAAGAAAAACCCTCGTTGCAGCCTCCCTGATGGGCCTGGCATTTGCCAGCTCGCCTGCGTTGGCACAGGACCTGGACAAGACCAGCTTTAACTATGTGGGAAGCTGGAGCAGTTTGTCCCTTTACCAGAATTTCGAACGTCCGTTCTGGGAGAAACACGTTCCCGAAGCCTCCGATGGCCAGATTTCCACCAAGGTCACCACTTTTGACCAGATGGGCCTGGGTGGCGGTGAAGTCTTTCGTCTGATGGACCGTAACGTCATTGAGGTCACTTCCACGGTAGCCGATTATGCAGTTGAGGATGCCCCGGAACTGGAAGCCCTGGACATGCCCATGATCGCTCCCGACGTGGACACCGCGCGCAAAGTGGCGGAAGCCTATCGTCCGGTTCTCGCGGATGCATTTAAACGACGGTACGACGGTGCTCAACTGCTGGCCGTTGTCCCTTATCCTTCGCAAATGGTGTTCTGCAACGCGGAGATTGACGGACTGAGTGATCTCAAGGGTATGAAAGTTCGCGCCAGCGGTCGTACCACTGCCGAATTCCTCCAGGCCCTGGGCGCCGAAGGCATCACTTTGAACTTCAGCGAAGTACCCGGTGCATTGCAGCGCGGCGTTATCGACTGCGCAGTGACAGGTTCCCTGTCCGGCTACAGCTCGGGCTGGCACGAAGTATCCACCCATCTGTACCCGCTGCCAGTGGGCGGCTGGGACCATGTGGTTACCGCAATGAATGGCAAGAAATGGAACTCGCTTTCAGAGGAAACCCAGGAGTGGCTGACCGCTGAAATCAAGGAAAACTATGAAGACCCGGTGTGGGCCTCCGCAGTGGATGAGACCAAAGAAGGCATTGCCTGCCTGACCGGCAACGGAGAATGCTCCCGCGGTGACGCCGGAGACATGGTACTGGTGGAAGCCACCGATAGTGATTTCACTGAAGCTTCTCGCCACCTGGAAAAAACCCTGCTGCCTAACTGGGCACAGCGCGTCGACCAGGAATGGGTTGACCGCTGGAACGAAACCGTAGGTGAAGTAACCGGTCTGAACGCGTCCAAGTAA
- a CDS encoding TRAP transporter small permease subunit, with the protein MLQQVNSFLDRVLAGVQVGSLWFARAGGVMILLTVALVTIEVASRVFMGRSAVHATELTGYIMAISASWSFAYTLMCKAHIRIDALYLTFPMKVRGVLDLVALLALAMFSILVVDAVFAVLSHSYSGGSTANTPLGTPLWMPQALWFVGLVWFGFAVCMVSLRAFFGLLSGDTEGVQKLAGSPTLDEQISDENREARS; encoded by the coding sequence ATGTTGCAACAGGTGAACTCGTTTCTGGACCGCGTGCTCGCTGGTGTTCAAGTCGGCTCGCTCTGGTTTGCCCGGGCAGGGGGCGTGATGATCCTGCTGACCGTGGCCCTGGTTACCATCGAAGTGGCCTCACGGGTGTTTATGGGGCGTTCTGCAGTCCACGCCACCGAACTCACCGGCTACATCATGGCCATCAGCGCCAGTTGGTCCTTCGCCTACACTCTGATGTGCAAGGCGCATATCCGCATTGATGCCCTGTATCTCACGTTTCCAATGAAGGTCCGGGGTGTGCTTGACCTGGTCGCTCTACTGGCACTGGCGATGTTCTCCATTCTGGTGGTCGACGCGGTTTTCGCTGTCCTCAGCCACTCCTACAGCGGCGGATCGACAGCCAACACGCCACTGGGCACCCCCTTGTGGATGCCACAGGCGTTGTGGTTTGTGGGATTGGTCTGGTTTGGTTTTGCCGTGTGCATGGTTTCCCTGAGAGCCTTTTTCGGTTTGCTCAGCGGCGACACCGAAGGTGTGCAGAAACTGGCGGGCAGTCCGACGCTGGACGAACAGATTAGCGATGAAAACAGGGAAGCACGCTCATGA
- a CDS encoding TRAP transporter large permease: MIITALVILMVLLLLSVPVAATLIALALVLAELFSPFPLLNAMGDVLWSASDKYLLIAIPLFILLGEILVRTGIARGTYRSLESWMSWLPGGLLHANIGTATLFSATSGSSVATAATIGTVALPQGKEMGYDPKLFTGSIAAGGTLGIMIPPSINLIVYGFLTETSIPQLFAAGLIPGLLLALMFIVGTALICIWKPSLGGPSVSHSWGDRFSGLKHLVPVLTLFGIVVGSIYAGVATPTEAASLGVLGALVIALSMGKLSIKVIVQALDGTMKTTGMIMLIIIASYFLNFVLASAGVTRELTSFLETAGLGPYSTLVLVILLYIVLGFFIETLSLMVITIPLVAPIIIALGFDPVWLGILIILLIEMALITPPVGLNLYVVQGVRESGPFSDVMKGAMPYVGIMFLMAIVLVLFPQVATFLPELMK, from the coding sequence ATGATCATTACCGCACTGGTTATTCTGATGGTTCTGCTGCTTCTTAGCGTTCCTGTCGCGGCCACGCTGATTGCACTGGCCCTGGTGCTGGCGGAACTGTTCTCGCCCTTCCCGCTGCTCAACGCGATGGGGGATGTGCTCTGGTCGGCGTCTGATAAATACCTGCTGATTGCCATACCGCTGTTTATCCTGCTGGGCGAGATTCTGGTGCGCACCGGCATTGCCCGCGGCACCTACCGGTCCCTGGAGAGCTGGATGTCCTGGCTGCCGGGTGGCCTGTTGCACGCCAACATCGGCACCGCAACCCTGTTTTCGGCCACCTCGGGTTCCAGTGTGGCAACGGCCGCCACCATCGGCACGGTCGCATTGCCACAAGGCAAGGAAATGGGTTATGACCCCAAACTGTTCACCGGTTCGATTGCCGCCGGCGGTACCCTGGGCATCATGATTCCACCTTCGATCAACCTGATTGTTTATGGATTCCTGACCGAAACCTCGATTCCGCAGCTGTTTGCCGCCGGTCTGATACCGGGCCTGTTGCTTGCTCTCATGTTCATTGTTGGCACAGCCCTGATCTGTATCTGGAAGCCGAGTCTGGGTGGCCCCAGCGTGTCACACAGTTGGGGAGACCGATTTTCCGGTCTCAAACACCTGGTACCGGTATTGACGCTGTTCGGGATCGTGGTTGGATCCATCTACGCTGGTGTGGCAACACCCACAGAAGCGGCCTCCCTGGGTGTGCTTGGCGCCTTGGTGATCGCCCTATCCATGGGCAAACTGTCCATTAAGGTGATTGTCCAGGCCCTGGACGGCACCATGAAGACCACCGGCATGATCATGCTGATCATCATCGCCTCCTACTTCCTCAATTTCGTGTTGGCCTCCGCCGGCGTAACACGGGAACTGACCAGTTTTCTCGAAACCGCCGGCCTCGGCCCCTATTCAACGCTGGTGCTGGTCATCCTGCTTTACATCGTTCTCGGTTTCTTCATCGAGACACTGTCGCTGATGGTCATCACCATTCCCCTCGTCGCCCCCATCATCATCGCCCTGGGATTCGATCCGGTGTGGCTGGGCATCCTGATCATTCTGCTTATTGAGATGGCGCTGATCACTCCGCCCGTGGGACTCAACCTCTACGTGGTTCAGGGCGTGCGTGAAAGCGGACCCTTTAGCGACGTGATGAAAGGCGCCATGCCCTACGTTGGCATCATGTTCCTGATGGCAATTGTGCTGGTGCTGTTCCCGCAAGTGGCCACGTTCCTCCCTGAGCTGATGAAGTGA
- a CDS encoding DUF2848 domain-containing protein: MTDFQLADTQESIHVDVRELIIAGWAGRVQSAIDEHIEELKEIGVTPPSSTPLFYRVAADQFTTAPDIQVLGEASSGEVEVVLIGTDQGTLVGIGSDHTDREAEAWSVAHSKQVCAKPVSVQVWRLDSVIDHWDELQMASYATIDGKEVLYQEGPVTGLLHPAELLRRFGLDKAELAPGQAMLCGTLPVIGELRTAQAFRMVLKDPVSGRELQHRYNIRTLPVVA; this comes from the coding sequence ATGACAGACTTCCAACTTGCAGACACCCAGGAATCCATTCATGTCGATGTCCGCGAGCTCATCATCGCCGGCTGGGCAGGACGGGTGCAGTCTGCCATCGACGAGCACATCGAAGAGCTGAAGGAGATTGGCGTAACACCGCCGTCCAGCACCCCGCTGTTCTACCGCGTCGCGGCTGATCAGTTCACTACGGCTCCGGACATTCAGGTACTGGGGGAAGCCTCCAGTGGCGAGGTGGAAGTGGTTCTGATCGGCACCGATCAGGGCACCCTGGTCGGTATCGGCTCCGATCACACCGACCGCGAAGCCGAAGCCTGGTCCGTGGCCCATTCCAAGCAGGTCTGCGCCAAGCCCGTCAGCGTTCAGGTGTGGCGACTGGACAGCGTGATCGACCACTGGGACGAATTGCAGATGGCGTCCTACGCCACCATCGACGGCAAAGAAGTGTTATACCAGGAGGGTCCGGTCACTGGCCTGCTGCATCCTGCGGAACTGTTACGGCGCTTCGGCCTGGACAAAGCCGAACTGGCACCGGGCCAGGCCATGCTGTGTGGCACACTTCCGGTGATCGGTGAGCTACGCACGGCACAGGCTTTTCGCATGGTGCTGAAAGATCCTGTCTCTGGCCGCGAACTCCAGCACCGGTACAACATCCGCACCCTGCCGGTGGTCGCATGA
- a CDS encoding amidase, with the protein MNQPDSLAKLLDDMNSGQKRATELLDNCLAQIDTYDDSKAQVYTRRFDTAARAEADATDRLRHAGVTAGQLAGLPIALKALFDVAGEVTHAGSRGWQSPAQSDAVIVSRLRREGAVITGHTNMTEFAYSGVGLNPHYGTPDNPLAPGRIPGGSSSGAAVAVARGMAAGAVGTDTGGSVRIPAAFCGLVGFKPSQSRVPRDGTFPLSDSLDSIGPIAPTVDCCARLDAVLSGRQYQPLRPFSLKGMRFVVPTDYMLDDLDNTVAQAFARSLNSLRDAGASLIEAPAPVLAAIPELMEGGGFTAAESYFVHRQSLANHGDQYDPRVRSRIERGAAISAADYLELCRRRQRRKQEADEWLQDFDGLLAPTVPVVPPRFEELTADEDYARLNLLILRNPTVANMLDLCSITLPNHKPGYLPGGLMLIGRNGADDNLLRLAKAVEQVL; encoded by the coding sequence ATGAACCAGCCAGACTCACTTGCCAAACTGCTCGATGACATGAACAGCGGCCAAAAGCGGGCCACGGAACTGCTGGATAATTGCCTGGCGCAGATCGACACCTACGACGACTCCAAAGCCCAGGTCTACACCCGGCGCTTTGATACAGCCGCGCGCGCCGAGGCCGACGCCACTGACCGGCTTCGCCATGCCGGGGTGACCGCAGGACAACTTGCCGGACTGCCCATTGCCCTCAAGGCGCTGTTTGATGTGGCCGGCGAAGTCACCCATGCGGGATCCCGGGGCTGGCAATCGCCGGCACAATCCGATGCGGTTATTGTTTCCCGTTTGCGGCGTGAAGGCGCGGTGATCACCGGCCATACCAACATGACCGAGTTTGCGTACTCCGGAGTGGGACTCAACCCCCACTACGGCACACCGGATAACCCTCTGGCGCCGGGTCGCATTCCCGGTGGTTCGTCTTCCGGCGCTGCGGTGGCGGTGGCCCGGGGAATGGCCGCCGGGGCTGTCGGCACCGATACAGGCGGTTCCGTGCGGATTCCGGCGGCGTTCTGTGGCCTGGTAGGTTTCAAGCCGTCCCAGTCCCGCGTTCCCCGTGACGGCACTTTTCCGCTGTCCGACAGCCTCGATTCCATCGGCCCTATTGCCCCGACAGTGGACTGCTGCGCCCGCCTCGATGCTGTGCTGTCCGGTCGCCAATACCAGCCACTCAGACCGTTCTCGCTGAAGGGCATGCGCTTTGTGGTCCCGACCGATTACATGCTGGACGATCTGGATAACACAGTTGCACAGGCATTTGCCCGCAGCCTGAACAGTCTGCGCGATGCCGGCGCCAGTCTTATTGAAGCGCCAGCGCCGGTGCTGGCCGCAATCCCCGAGCTCATGGAGGGCGGCGGTTTCACCGCCGCAGAAAGCTATTTCGTGCACCGCCAGTCACTGGCGAACCACGGCGACCAGTACGACCCCCGCGTGCGCAGCCGGATCGAGCGTGGCGCTGCCATTAGCGCTGCCGATTACCTGGAGCTGTGCCGCCGCCGGCAGCGACGCAAGCAAGAGGCGGACGAATGGCTGCAGGATTTCGACGGCCTGCTTGCCCCGACAGTGCCAGTGGTTCCCCCACGATTCGAGGAACTGACCGCAGATGAGGATTACGCCCGCCTGAACCTGCTGATCCTGCGTAACCCCACCGTGGCGAACATGCTGGACCTGTGCTCCATCACCCTCCCCAACCACAAGCCTGGCTACTTGCCAGGCGGGCTGATGCTGATTGGTCGCAACGGCGCGGATGACAACCTGTTGCGGCTGGCGAAAGCTGTCGAACAGGTGCTGTAA